One stretch of Streptomyces sp. NBC_00443 DNA includes these proteins:
- a CDS encoding acetyl/propionyl/methylcrotonyl-CoA carboxylase subunit alpha — MRKVLIANRGEIAVRVARACRDAGIASVAVYADPDRDALHVRAADEAFALGGDTPASSYLDIGKVLNAARESGADAIHPGYGFLSENADFAQAVLDAGLIWIGPPPQAIRDLGDKVAARHIAQRAGAPLVAGTPDPVSGADEVVAFAEQHGLPIAIKAAFGGGGRGLKVARTLEEVPELYDSAVREAVAAFGRGECFVERYLDKPRHVETQCLADSHGNVVVVSTRDCSLQRRHQKLVEEAPAPFLSEAQTAQLYSASKAILKEAGYIGAGTVEFLVGMDGTISFLEVNTRLQVEHPVTEEVTGIDLVREMFRIADGEELGYDDPQLRGHSFEFRINGEDPGRGFLPAPGTVTTFAPPTGPGVRLDAGVESGSVIGPAWDSLLAKLIVTGATRQQALQRAARALAEFHVEGMATAIPFHRAVVKDPAFAPELTGSSDPFTVHTRWIETEFANDIKPFAAPADVEADEEAGRETVVVEVGGKRLEVSLPSSLGMSLARTGLAAGAKPKRRAAKKSGPAASGDTLASPMQGTIVKVAVEEGQEVKEGDLIVVLEAMKMEQPLNAHRSGTVKGLSAEVGASLTSGAPICEIKD; from the coding sequence GTGCGCAAGGTGCTCATCGCCAACCGTGGCGAAATCGCTGTCCGCGTGGCCCGGGCCTGCCGGGACGCCGGGATCGCGAGCGTGGCCGTCTACGCGGATCCGGACCGTGACGCTCTGCATGTCCGCGCCGCGGATGAGGCGTTCGCCCTGGGCGGTGACACCCCGGCAAGCAGCTATCTGGACATCGGCAAGGTCCTGAACGCGGCCCGCGAGTCGGGCGCGGACGCCATCCACCCCGGGTACGGCTTCCTGTCGGAGAACGCCGACTTCGCCCAGGCCGTCCTGGACGCCGGCCTGATCTGGATCGGCCCGCCCCCGCAGGCCATCCGTGACCTCGGTGACAAGGTCGCCGCCCGGCACATCGCCCAGCGTGCCGGCGCCCCGCTCGTCGCCGGCACACCCGACCCGGTCTCCGGCGCCGACGAAGTCGTCGCGTTCGCCGAACAGCACGGCCTGCCGATCGCGATCAAGGCCGCCTTCGGCGGCGGCGGACGCGGCCTGAAAGTCGCCCGCACCCTCGAAGAGGTCCCCGAGCTCTACGACTCCGCAGTCCGCGAAGCGGTCGCGGCGTTCGGGCGCGGCGAGTGCTTCGTCGAGCGCTACCTCGACAAGCCCCGCCACGTCGAGACCCAGTGCCTGGCCGACAGCCACGGCAACGTGGTCGTGGTCTCCACGCGTGACTGCTCGCTGCAGCGCCGCCACCAGAAACTGGTCGAGGAGGCCCCCGCCCCGTTCCTGTCCGAGGCGCAGACCGCCCAGCTGTACTCCGCGTCCAAGGCCATCCTCAAGGAGGCCGGCTACATCGGCGCCGGCACGGTCGAGTTCCTCGTCGGCATGGACGGCACGATCTCCTTCCTCGAGGTCAACACCCGCCTCCAGGTCGAACACCCGGTCACCGAGGAAGTCACCGGCATCGACCTCGTGCGCGAGATGTTCCGCATCGCCGACGGCGAGGAACTCGGCTACGACGACCCGCAGCTGCGCGGCCACTCCTTCGAGTTCCGCATCAACGGCGAGGACCCCGGCCGGGGCTTCCTCCCGGCACCGGGCACGGTCACCACGTTCGCCCCGCCCACCGGCCCCGGCGTCCGCCTGGACGCCGGCGTCGAGTCCGGCAGCGTGATCGGCCCCGCCTGGGACTCCCTGCTCGCCAAGCTGATCGTCACCGGCGCCACCCGCCAGCAGGCTTTGCAGCGCGCCGCCCGCGCGCTGGCCGAGTTCCACGTCGAGGGCATGGCCACCGCGATCCCGTTCCACCGCGCGGTCGTCAAGGACCCCGCCTTCGCCCCGGAACTGACCGGCTCCAGCGACCCCTTCACCGTCCACACCCGCTGGATCGAGACCGAGTTCGCCAACGACATCAAGCCCTTCGCCGCCCCCGCCGACGTGGAGGCGGACGAGGAAGCCGGCCGTGAGACGGTCGTGGTGGAGGTCGGCGGCAAGCGCCTGGAGGTCTCCCTCCCGTCCTCGCTCGGCATGAGCCTGGCCCGCACCGGCCTCGCCGCCGGAGCCAAGCCGAAGCGCCGCGCGGCCAAGAAGTCCGGCCCCGCCGCCTCCGGCGACACCCTCGCCTCCCCGATGCAGGGCACGATCGTCAAGGTCGCCGTCGAGGAAGGCCAGGAGGTCAAGGAAGGCGACCTCATCGTCGTACTCGAAGCGATGAAGATGGAACAGCCCCTCAACGCCCACAGGTCCGGCACCGTCAAGGGCCTGTCCGCCGAGGTCGGCGCGTCGCTCACGTCCGGCGCGCCCATCTGCGAGATCAAGGACTGA
- a CDS encoding TetR/AcrR family transcriptional regulator, translating to MRADARRNHERLLAEARSAFAAHGTDASLEDVARRAGVGIGTLYRHFPNRDALLSAVFEDAVGDLLTRSRELLHAPEPCAALVTWLREMVTHAGEYRGLARSLMSVSYDTTSALARCSGPIREAGGALLARAQESGAVRADVSISDLLQLTHAIALAAEETPGDPDLADRLLRLTLRGLKGT from the coding sequence ATGCGCGCTGATGCCCGCCGCAACCATGAGCGGCTGCTGGCCGAGGCCCGGTCCGCCTTCGCCGCCCACGGCACGGACGCGTCCCTGGAGGACGTGGCCCGCCGCGCGGGTGTCGGGATCGGCACGCTGTACCGCCACTTCCCCAACCGCGACGCCCTGTTGAGCGCGGTCTTCGAGGACGCCGTCGGCGACCTGCTGACCCGCTCCCGCGAACTCCTGCACGCCCCGGAGCCCTGCGCGGCCCTGGTGACCTGGCTGCGCGAGATGGTCACCCACGCGGGCGAGTACCGCGGCCTGGCCAGGTCCCTGATGTCCGTCTCGTACGACACCACCTCGGCCCTGGCCCGATGCAGCGGCCCGATCAGGGAGGCGGGCGGCGCACTGCTGGCCCGGGCTCAGGAGTCGGGTGCCGTGAGAGCAGACGTCTCGATCAGTGACCTACTCCAGCTGACCCACGCGATCGCACTGGCAGCGGAGGAAACGCCGGGAGACCCGGACCTGGCGGACAGACTGCTACGCCTGACGCTGCGCGGCTTGAAAGGCACCTGA
- a CDS encoding NAD(P)H-quinone dehydrogenase translates to MEYVTRIVIIGGGPGGYEAALVAAQLGAEVTVVDCDGLGGASVLTDCVPSKTLIATAEVMTTFDSSYEELGIIVADDTPHIDEPARVVGVDLGKVNRRVKRLALAQSHDITASVTRAGARVLRGRGRLEGMQGLDGSRKVVVRAADGTEETLTADAVLIATGGHPRELPDAQPDGERILNWTQVYDLTELPEELIVVGSGVTGAEFAGAYQALGSRVTLVSSRDRVLPGEDPDAAAVLEDVFRRRGMNVMARSRAAAAKRVGDRVEVTLADGRVISGSHCLMAVGAIPNSEGMGLEEAGVKLRESGHIWTDKVSRTTAPGVYAAGDVTGVFALASVAAMQGRIAMYHFLGDAVAPLNLKTVSSNVFTDPEIATVGYTQADVDGGKIDARVVKLPLLRNPRAKMQGIRDGFVKIFCRPGTGIVVGGVVVSPRASELIHPISIAVDNNLTVEQIANAFTVYPSLSGSIAEVARQLHTRKSGGEL, encoded by the coding sequence ATGGAGTACGTGACTCGGATCGTGATCATCGGTGGCGGACCCGGCGGATACGAGGCGGCCCTGGTGGCCGCCCAGCTCGGCGCGGAGGTGACCGTCGTCGACTGCGACGGTCTGGGCGGGGCGTCGGTGCTCACCGACTGCGTGCCGTCGAAGACTCTCATCGCCACGGCCGAGGTGATGACCACCTTCGATTCCTCGTACGAGGAGCTGGGGATCATCGTCGCCGACGACACCCCGCACATCGATGAGCCCGCGCGCGTCGTCGGCGTGGACCTGGGCAAGGTCAACCGGCGTGTCAAGCGGCTCGCGCTCGCGCAGTCCCACGACATCACCGCCTCCGTCACGCGCGCCGGCGCCCGGGTCCTGCGCGGCCGCGGCCGGCTGGAGGGCATGCAGGGCCTCGACGGCTCGCGCAAGGTCGTCGTCCGTGCCGCCGACGGCACCGAGGAGACCCTGACCGCGGACGCCGTCCTCATCGCCACCGGCGGTCACCCGCGCGAGCTGCCCGACGCCCAGCCCGACGGCGAGCGCATCCTCAACTGGACCCAGGTCTACGACCTCACCGAACTCCCCGAGGAACTCATCGTGGTCGGCTCCGGTGTCACCGGCGCCGAGTTCGCCGGCGCCTATCAGGCGCTCGGATCGCGGGTCACCCTCGTGTCGTCCCGGGACCGCGTGCTGCCGGGTGAGGACCCGGACGCCGCCGCCGTCCTGGAGGACGTCTTCCGGCGCCGTGGCATGAACGTCATGGCGCGCTCGCGTGCCGCCGCCGCCAAGCGGGTCGGCGACCGGGTCGAGGTCACCCTCGCCGACGGCCGCGTCATCAGCGGCAGCCACTGCCTCATGGCCGTCGGTGCCATCCCGAACTCCGAGGGCATGGGCCTGGAGGAGGCCGGCGTCAAGCTGCGCGAGTCCGGGCACATCTGGACCGACAAGGTGTCCAGGACGACGGCCCCCGGCGTGTACGCGGCCGGTGACGTCACCGGAGTCTTCGCTCTCGCGTCGGTCGCGGCGATGCAGGGACGTATCGCCATGTACCACTTCCTCGGTGACGCGGTGGCCCCGCTGAACCTGAAGACGGTCTCGTCCAACGTCTTCACCGACCCCGAGATCGCCACCGTCGGCTACACCCAGGCGGACGTCGACGGGGGCAAGATCGACGCCCGGGTCGTCAAGCTCCCCCTCCTGCGCAACCCGCGCGCGAAGATGCAGGGCATCCGGGACGGCTTCGTCAAGATCTTCTGCCGCCCGGGCACGGGCATCGTGGTCGGCGGTGTGGTCGTCTCCCCGCGCGCTTCGGAACTGATCCATCCGATCTCGATCGCGGTCGACAACAATCTGACGGTCGAACAGATCGCGAACGCCTTCACCGTGTACCCCTCTCTTTCGGGGTCGATCGCCGAGGTGGCACGACAGCTCCACACCCGGAAGTCCGGCGGCGAACTCTAG
- a CDS encoding gamma-glutamylcyclotransferase → MSLYAGYAGNLDARLMTRRAPHSPLRATGWLNGWRLTFGGEQLGWDGALATLVEEPGEQVFVALYDVAPMDEDSLDRWEGVGLGIYRRLRVRVHTLEGEESAWVYVLNAYEGGLPSARYLGEVADAAESAGAPHDYVMELRKRPC, encoded by the coding sequence ATGTCGCTCTACGCCGGGTACGCCGGCAATCTCGACGCGCGGCTGATGACGCGCCGCGCCCCGCACTCGCCGCTGCGCGCCACCGGCTGGCTGAACGGGTGGCGACTGACGTTCGGGGGCGAGCAGCTCGGCTGGGACGGCGCGCTGGCCACGCTCGTCGAGGAACCCGGCGAGCAGGTCTTCGTCGCGCTGTACGACGTCGCCCCGATGGACGAGGACTCCCTGGACCGCTGGGAGGGCGTCGGCCTCGGCATATACCGCCGGCTGCGGGTGCGCGTGCACACGCTGGAGGGCGAGGAGTCGGCGTGGGTGTACGTGCTGAACGCGTACGAGGGCGGGCTGCCGTCGGCCCGGTACCTCGGCGAGGTCGCGGATGCGGCGGAGTCGGCCGGCGCGCCACACGATTACGTGATGGAGCTGCGGAAGCGCCCGTGCTGA
- a CDS encoding type II toxin-antitoxin system RelE family toxin: MAPTTYDVYYTVQAAEARDRLDDRQRSAFDKGIALLARDPFLSVSRPISSTGDDRTIRLTQNVLVEYTVSRGRLLIFIVEVFNDKDVLIPEE; the protein is encoded by the coding sequence ATGGCCCCCACCACGTATGACGTCTACTACACGGTGCAGGCCGCCGAGGCCCGTGACCGGCTCGACGACAGGCAGCGGAGCGCCTTCGACAAAGGCATCGCGCTGCTGGCCCGTGACCCGTTCCTCTCGGTGTCGCGGCCCATAAGCAGCACGGGCGACGACCGCACGATCCGGCTCACACAGAACGTCCTCGTGGAGTACACGGTCAGTCGCGGCCGACTGTTGATCTTCATCGTCGAGGTCTTCAACGACAAGGACGTCCTCATTCCGGAGGAGTGA
- a CDS encoding purine-nucleoside phosphorylase: protein MNASLLPDDIQGDPHAAADAAASRLRELTGAETHDVALVMGSGWAPAVDALGEPEAEFPVTELPGFPPPAVEGHGGKIRSYRIGNKRALVFLGRTHYYEGRGVAAVSHGVRTAVAAGCKTVVLTNGCGGLREGMRPGQPVLISDHINLTATSPIIGANFVDLTDLYSPRLRALCKEIDPSLEEGVYAQFPGPHYETPAEIRMARVIGADLVGMSTVLEAIAAREAGAEVLGISLVTNLAAGMTGEPLNHEEVLQAGRDSATQMGSLLAQVLGRL, encoded by the coding sequence GTGAACGCATCTCTTCTTCCGGACGACATCCAGGGCGACCCCCACGCCGCCGCCGACGCCGCCGCCTCGCGCCTGCGCGAACTCACCGGCGCCGAGACCCACGACGTCGCCCTCGTGATGGGCTCCGGCTGGGCTCCGGCCGTGGACGCCCTCGGCGAACCCGAGGCCGAGTTCCCGGTCACCGAGCTGCCGGGGTTCCCCCCGCCGGCGGTGGAAGGGCACGGCGGCAAGATCCGCTCCTACCGGATCGGCAACAAGCGCGCGCTGGTCTTCCTGGGCCGTACCCACTACTACGAGGGCCGTGGGGTGGCCGCCGTCTCGCACGGGGTGCGCACCGCGGTGGCCGCCGGCTGCAAGACGGTCGTCCTCACCAACGGCTGTGGCGGTCTGCGTGAGGGCATGCGTCCCGGGCAGCCGGTCCTGATCAGCGACCACATCAACCTCACGGCGACGTCCCCGATCATCGGCGCGAACTTCGTCGACCTCACGGACCTGTACTCGCCGCGGCTGCGGGCCCTGTGCAAGGAGATCGACCCCTCCCTGGAAGAGGGCGTCTACGCCCAGTTCCCCGGTCCGCACTACGAGACGCCGGCGGAGATCCGGATGGCTCGGGTCATCGGGGCGGACCTGGTGGGTATGTCGACGGTGCTGGAAGCGATCGCTGCGCGTGAGGCGGGGGCCGAGGTGCTGGGGATCTCGCTGGTGACGAACCTCGCTGCGGGGATGACGGGTGAGCCGCTGAACCACGAGGAGGTTCTGCAGGCCGGGCGTGACTCGGCCACGCAGATGGGGTCGTTGCTGGCGCAGGTGCTGGGGCGTCTGTAG
- a CDS encoding phospho-sugar mutase: MHDDLIARAQAWLAEDPDPETRDELAKLIDAADVEELAARFSGTLQFGTAGLRGELGAGPMRMNRTVVIRAAAGLAAYLKKQGHQDGLVVIGYDARHKSEDFARDTAAVMTGAGLRAAVLPRPLPTPVLAYAIRHLGAVAGVEVTASHNPPRDNGYKVYLGDGSQIVPPADIDIAQEIAAVPSLTVVPRPTEGWETLDDSVLDAYLARTDAVLSPGSPRTARTVYTAMHGVGKDVLLAAFERAGFPAPALVAEQAEPDPDFPTVAFPNPEEPGAMDLAFAKARETAPDLVIANDPDADRCAVAVRDGDDGDGKDEWRMLRGDEVGALLAAHLVSRGARGTFAESIVSSSLLGRIAEKAGLPYEETLTGFKWIARVDGLRYGYEEALGYCVDPDGVRDKDGITAALLITELASVLKAEGRTLLDLLDDLAVTHGLHATDQLSVRVQDLAVIADAMGRLREQPPTELAGLAITRAEDLTQGTDTLPPTDGLRYTLEGARVIVRPSGTEPKLKCYLEVVVPVAAHADLPAARTEAAELLAAIKRDLSAAAGI; encoded by the coding sequence GTGCACGACGATCTCATCGCCCGGGCCCAGGCGTGGCTCGCCGAGGATCCGGACCCGGAGACCCGCGACGAGCTCGCCAAGCTCATCGACGCCGCGGACGTCGAGGAACTCGCCGCCCGCTTCAGCGGCACCCTCCAGTTCGGCACCGCGGGCCTGCGAGGCGAACTCGGCGCCGGCCCGATGCGCATGAACCGCACGGTCGTCATCCGCGCCGCGGCCGGCCTCGCCGCGTATCTGAAGAAGCAGGGTCACCAGGACGGACTCGTCGTCATCGGCTACGACGCCCGCCACAAGTCGGAGGACTTCGCCCGCGACACGGCCGCCGTGATGACGGGCGCGGGCCTGCGCGCCGCGGTACTGCCCCGCCCGCTCCCCACGCCGGTCCTCGCGTACGCGATAAGGCACCTCGGCGCGGTCGCCGGAGTCGAGGTCACCGCGAGCCACAACCCGCCGCGCGACAACGGCTACAAGGTCTATCTCGGCGACGGCTCCCAGATCGTCCCGCCCGCGGACATCGACATCGCCCAGGAGATCGCCGCGGTGCCGTCCCTCACCGTCGTCCCCCGCCCCACGGAGGGCTGGGAGACCCTGGACGACAGCGTCCTGGACGCCTACCTCGCCCGCACGGACGCGGTGCTGTCCCCCGGCTCCCCGCGCACCGCCCGCACCGTCTACACGGCGATGCACGGTGTCGGCAAGGACGTCCTCCTCGCAGCCTTCGAGCGCGCCGGCTTCCCCGCCCCCGCGCTCGTCGCCGAGCAGGCCGAGCCCGACCCGGACTTCCCCACCGTCGCCTTCCCCAACCCGGAAGAGCCCGGCGCGATGGACCTGGCCTTCGCCAAGGCCCGCGAGACGGCCCCCGACCTCGTCATCGCCAACGACCCTGACGCCGACCGCTGCGCCGTGGCCGTGCGGGACGGGGACGACGGGGACGGCAAGGACGAGTGGCGGATGCTTCGGGGCGATGAAGTAGGCGCTCTGCTCGCCGCTCACCTGGTCAGCCGCGGAGCACGCGGCACCTTCGCGGAGTCGATCGTGTCCTCCTCCCTCCTCGGCCGTATCGCCGAGAAGGCGGGGCTGCCGTACGAGGAGACCCTCACCGGCTTCAAGTGGATCGCCCGCGTCGACGGCCTGCGCTACGGCTACGAGGAGGCCCTCGGCTACTGCGTCGACCCCGACGGCGTGCGCGACAAGGACGGCATCACCGCGGCGCTGCTGATCACCGAGCTCGCGTCCGTGCTGAAGGCCGAGGGCCGCACGCTCCTCGACCTCCTCGACGACCTGGCCGTGACCCACGGCCTGCACGCCACCGACCAGCTCTCGGTGCGCGTCCAGGACCTGGCGGTCATCGCCGACGCCATGGGGCGGCTGCGCGAGCAGCCGCCGACCGAGCTCGCCGGGCTGGCCATCACCCGCGCCGAGGACCTCACCCAGGGCACGGACACCCTCCCGCCCACCGACGGCCTGCGCTACACGCTCGAGGGCGCCCGCGTCATCGTCCGTCCCAGCGGCACCGAGCCCAAGCTGAAGTGCTACCTGGAGGTCGTCGTCCCGGTCGCGGCCCACGCCGACCTCCCGGCCGCCCGCACCGAGGCGGCCGAGCTGCTCGCTGCCATCAAGCGGGACCTGTCGGCGGCGGCGGGCATCTGA
- a CDS encoding PH domain-containing protein, translating into MTTPEPQPPTPAPVSKDRVYRSPMGIIGGVALLGIALWLGIDALIRGEGRTQWVALAALILIVPLVSAFTLRPAVYANEDRLRIRNPLRVIVLPWGQVAALRSSYSNEVVDKSGTKFQLWAVPVSLRARKKAARRSARSAAERSAAARGERGGRAGGGMGFGGLGFGAPRGDADMDGPARAETDKVMDDLRELLEQREKLESSQGEVTVRWAYEVAGPVIAGAVLLVIVLATA; encoded by the coding sequence ATGACGACCCCGGAACCCCAGCCCCCCACCCCGGCCCCCGTGTCGAAGGACCGCGTCTACCGCTCGCCCATGGGCATCATCGGCGGCGTCGCGCTGCTCGGAATCGCCCTCTGGCTGGGCATCGACGCACTGATCCGGGGCGAGGGCCGCACCCAGTGGGTGGCGCTCGCGGCGCTGATCCTGATCGTGCCGCTGGTGTCCGCGTTCACGCTGAGGCCCGCCGTCTACGCCAACGAGGACCGGCTGCGCATCCGCAACCCGCTGCGCGTGATCGTGCTCCCGTGGGGGCAGGTCGCCGCACTGCGGTCCAGCTACTCGAACGAGGTCGTCGACAAGTCCGGCACCAAGTTCCAGCTCTGGGCGGTGCCGGTCTCGCTCCGGGCACGTAAGAAGGCGGCCCGGCGCTCGGCCCGGTCCGCGGCGGAGCGGAGCGCTGCCGCGCGGGGTGAGCGGGGCGGCCGCGCCGGCGGGGGGATGGGGTTCGGCGGGCTCGGGTTCGGGGCGCCGCGAGGGGATGCCGACATGGACGGCCCGGCGCGGGCCGAGACCGACAAGGTCATGGACGACCTGCGGGAACTGCTGGAACAGCGGGAGAAGCTGGAGTCCTCGCAGGGTGAGGTCACCGTGCGGTGGGCCTACGAGGTGGCGGGGCCGGTCATCGCCGGGGCTGTGCTGCTGGTGATTGTGCTGGCGACGGCCTGA
- the deoC gene encoding deoxyribose-phosphate aldolase: MTMPTNAPTAAHALKDVTASDSTLRRFLHGLPGVDAVGLEARAASLGTRSIKTTAKAYAIDLAISMVDLTTLEGADTPGKVRALGAKAVHPDPSDRTTPATAAVCVYPDMVATAKEAVAGSSVKVASVATAFPAGRAALGVKLADVRDAVAAGADEIDMVIDRGAFLAGNYMKVYDEIVAVKEACEASARLKVIFETGELSTYDNIRRASWLGMLAGADFIKTSTGKVAVNATPANTLLMLEAVRDFRAQTGIQVGVKPAGGIRTTKDAVKFLVLVNETAGEDWLDNHWFRFGASSLLNDLLMQRQKLATGRYSGPDYVTVD; this comes from the coding sequence GTGACCATGCCCACCAATGCACCCACCGCAGCTCACGCCCTCAAGGACGTCACCGCGTCCGACAGTACGCTGCGCCGCTTCCTTCACGGGCTGCCCGGCGTCGACGCGGTCGGCCTGGAGGCGCGCGCCGCGTCCCTCGGTACCCGTTCCATCAAGACGACCGCCAAGGCGTACGCCATCGACCTCGCCATCTCGATGGTCGACCTGACGACGCTGGAAGGCGCGGACACCCCGGGCAAGGTCCGGGCGCTCGGCGCCAAGGCGGTCCACCCCGACCCGAGTGACCGGACGACTCCGGCCACCGCGGCCGTCTGCGTCTATCCCGACATGGTGGCCACCGCCAAGGAGGCCGTCGCCGGCTCCTCGGTCAAGGTCGCCTCGGTCGCCACCGCCTTCCCGGCCGGGCGCGCCGCCCTCGGTGTGAAGCTGGCGGACGTCCGGGACGCCGTCGCCGCCGGTGCGGACGAGATCGACATGGTCATCGACCGCGGGGCGTTCCTCGCGGGGAACTACATGAAGGTGTACGACGAGATCGTCGCCGTGAAGGAGGCCTGCGAGGCGTCCGCCCGCCTCAAGGTCATCTTCGAGACCGGCGAGCTGTCGACGTACGACAACATCCGGCGCGCGAGCTGGCTCGGCATGCTGGCGGGCGCCGACTTCATCAAGACGTCCACCGGCAAGGTCGCCGTCAACGCCACCCCCGCGAACACCCTGCTTATGCTGGAAGCGGTGCGCGACTTCCGCGCCCAGACCGGCATCCAGGTGGGTGTGAAGCCGGCCGGCGGGATCAGGACGACCAAGGACGCCGTCAAGTTCCTCGTCCTGGTCAACGAAACCGCCGGCGAGGACTGGCTGGACAACCACTGGTTCCGCTTCGGCGCCTCCTCGCTCCTGAACGACCTGCTGATGCAGCGTCAGAAGCTGGCCACCGGCCGCTACTCCGGCCCCGACTACGTGACGGTGGACTGA
- a CDS encoding aldehyde dehydrogenase family protein yields the protein MASVFEYAPAPESRSIVDIAPSYGLFIDGEFVEAADGKVFKTVSPSTEEVLAEIAQAGEADVDRAVKAARKAFVKWSALPGSERAKYLFRIARIIQERSRELAVLETLDNGKPIKETRDADLPLVAAHFFYYAGWADKLEHAGFGASPAPLGVAGQVIPWNFPLLMLAWKIAPALATGNTVVLKPAETTPLSALFFADICRQAGLPKGVVNILPGYGDSGAALVAHPDVNKVAFTGSTAVGKEIARTVAGTRKKVTLELGGKGANIVFDDAPIDQAVEGIVNGIFFNQGQVCCAGSRLLVQESIQDELLESLKRRLSTLRLGDPLDKNTDIGAINSEEQLTRITSLVEQGEAEGAERWSPACELPESGYWFAPTLFTNVTQAHRIARDEIFGPVLSVLTFRTPDEAVAKANNSAYGLSAGIWTEKGSRILAVANKLRAGVIWSNTFNKFDPTSPFGGYKESGFGREGGRHGLEAYLAPSSPEGER from the coding sequence ATGGCATCGGTATTCGAATACGCACCGGCCCCCGAGTCCCGCTCGATCGTCGACATCGCGCCGTCGTACGGCCTGTTCATCGACGGCGAGTTCGTGGAGGCGGCGGACGGCAAGGTCTTCAAGACCGTCTCCCCGTCCACCGAGGAGGTCCTCGCCGAGATCGCCCAGGCCGGCGAGGCGGACGTGGACCGCGCCGTGAAGGCCGCCCGCAAGGCCTTCGTGAAGTGGTCGGCGCTGCCCGGCTCCGAGCGCGCGAAGTACCTGTTCCGCATCGCCCGGATCATCCAGGAGCGCAGCCGTGAGCTGGCCGTCCTGGAGACGCTGGACAACGGCAAGCCGATCAAGGAGACCCGCGACGCCGACCTCCCGCTGGTCGCCGCGCACTTCTTCTACTACGCGGGCTGGGCCGACAAGCTGGAGCACGCCGGTTTCGGCGCGAGCCCGGCGCCCCTCGGCGTGGCCGGCCAGGTCATCCCCTGGAACTTCCCGCTGCTGATGCTGGCGTGGAAGATCGCCCCGGCGCTGGCGACCGGCAACACGGTCGTGCTGAAGCCGGCCGAGACCACCCCGCTCTCCGCCCTGTTCTTCGCGGACATCTGCCGCCAGGCGGGCCTGCCCAAGGGCGTCGTCAACATCCTTCCCGGCTACGGCGACAGCGGCGCCGCGCTCGTCGCGCACCCGGACGTCAACAAGGTCGCTTTCACGGGATCGACAGCGGTCGGCAAGGAGATCGCGCGGACCGTCGCCGGTACCCGCAAGAAGGTCACCCTGGAGCTGGGCGGCAAGGGCGCCAACATCGTCTTCGACGACGCCCCGATCGACCAGGCGGTGGAGGGGATCGTCAACGGCATCTTCTTCAACCAGGGCCAGGTCTGCTGCGCCGGCAGCCGGCTGCTGGTCCAGGAGTCGATCCAGGACGAGCTGCTGGAGTCGCTGAAGCGTCGCCTCTCCACGCTCCGCCTCGGCGACCCCCTCGACAAGAACACCGACATCGGCGCGATCAACTCCGAGGAGCAGCTCACCCGCATCACCTCGCTCGTCGAGCAGGGCGAGGCGGAGGGCGCCGAGCGCTGGTCGCCGGCCTGCGAACTCCCCGAGAGCGGCTACTGGTTCGCGCCGACGCTCTTCACGAACGTCACCCAGGCGCACCGGATCGCCCGTGACGAGATCTTCGGCCCGGTCCTGTCGGTCCTCACCTTCCGCACGCCGGACGAGGCCGTCGCCAAGGCCAACAACAGCGCGTACGGCTTGTCGGCGGGCATCTGGACGGAGAAGGGGTCGCGGATCCTCGCCGTCGCGAACAAGCTCCGCGCGGGCGTCATCTGGTCCAACACGTTCAACAAGTTCGACCCGACCTCGCCGTTCGGCGGCTACAAGGAGTCGGGCTTCGGCCGCGAGGGCGGCCGCCACGGCCTGGAGGCGTACCTCGCCCCGTCGAGCCCGGAGGGCGAGCGATAA